Proteins encoded in a region of the Polynucleobacter antarcticus genome:
- a CDS encoding acetyl-CoA C-acyltransferase family protein, with the protein MSREVVVLSAVRSAIGGFGGSLSSLEPCELGGMVMKEAIARSGVDAALINYVTVGNTIPTDNRYAYVARVASIQAGLPMESVAMGLNRLCSSGLQAIVTTAQAIMLGDCDYGIGGGVEVMSRGMYGSPAMRSGARMGDTKMLDLMVSVLTDPFGVGHMGVTAENLVEKWNFTREEQDALAVESHRRAAHAIKEGRFKSQIVPITIKSRKGDVVFDTDEHCKPDTTMETLGKMKAVFKKEGGSVTAGNASGINDGAAFFVLADAETAKKAGHKPLARLVSYAIAGVPNHIMGEGPIPATKIALERAGLKLDQIDVIESNEAFAAQALAVTKGLGLDPAKTNVNGGAIALGHPIGCSGAAIATKAIHELHRVQGKYALVTMCIGGGQGIATIFERL; encoded by the coding sequence ATGAGTCGAGAAGTTGTCGTATTAAGTGCTGTACGTTCCGCAATTGGTGGTTTTGGTGGCTCATTGAGTAGCCTTGAGCCATGTGAGCTCGGCGGCATGGTCATGAAAGAAGCAATTGCCCGCTCTGGTGTAGATGCCGCGCTGATTAATTATGTGACTGTTGGGAATACCATTCCTACTGATAACCGTTACGCCTATGTTGCACGCGTTGCCTCGATTCAGGCAGGTTTGCCAATGGAGTCAGTAGCGATGGGATTGAATCGTTTATGCAGCTCAGGCTTACAAGCGATTGTGACAACTGCGCAAGCCATTATGTTGGGTGATTGTGACTACGGTATTGGTGGAGGTGTTGAAGTCATGTCTCGCGGTATGTATGGTTCACCCGCAATGCGCAGTGGCGCACGTATGGGTGATACCAAAATGCTTGACTTGATGGTTTCTGTTTTGACTGACCCCTTTGGTGTTGGTCATATGGGTGTCACAGCCGAGAACTTAGTAGAGAAATGGAATTTCACACGCGAAGAGCAAGACGCCTTAGCGGTTGAATCGCATCGTCGTGCTGCGCACGCCATTAAAGAGGGGCGTTTTAAATCACAGATTGTCCCGATTACGATTAAGTCTCGTAAGGGTGATGTTGTATTTGATACAGATGAACATTGCAAGCCTGATACCACCATGGAAACACTGGGAAAGATGAAAGCTGTCTTCAAAAAAGAGGGTGGTAGTGTGACCGCAGGTAATGCTTCCGGCATTAATGATGGTGCCGCTTTCTTTGTATTGGCAGATGCTGAAACCGCCAAGAAGGCAGGCCATAAGCCGCTAGCACGTTTAGTGTCTTACGCGATTGCCGGTGTGCCGAATCACATCATGGGTGAAGGCCCTATTCCTGCAACCAAAATTGCATTAGAGCGTGCTGGCCTGAAATTAGACCAAATAGATGTGATTGAATCTAACGAAGCATTTGCGGCGCAAGCCTTGGCAGTTACAAAAGGTTTAGGTTTGGATCCTGCCAAGACGAACGTGAATGGCGGTGCTATTGCTTTAGGTCATCCGATTGGTTGCTCTGGTGCGGCGATTGCTACTAAAGCCATTCATGAATTGCATCGCGTTCAAGGTAAGTATGCTTTAGTCACAATGTGTATTGGTGGTGGCCAAGGAATTGCGACTATTTTTGAGCGTCTCTAG
- the rimO gene encoding 30S ribosomal protein S12 methylthiotransferase RimO, translating into MAGKVGFVSLGCPKALVDSELILTQLSAEGYETSKDYAGADLVVVNTCGFIDSAVEESLAAIGDALSENGKVIVTGCLGARKNTDGSDLIKSIHPKVLAVTGPHATAEVMQAIHVHLPKPHDPFTDLLPPIGIKLTPRHYAYLKISEGCNHRCTFCIIPSMRGDLVSRPIGEVLLEATKLFESGVKELLVVSQDTSAYGVDIQYRTGFWDGKPVKTRMFDLVNALNQIAREHQAWVRLHYVYPYPHVDDILPLMAEFADHGYGVLPYLDIPLQHAHPDVLKRMKRPASGERNMERIQAWRAACPDLVIRSTFIAGFPGETEAEFQYLLDFLDEAQIDRAGCFAYSPVAGATANLLDSPVPEVIREERRARFMAKAEEISIKRLSKKVGKRIGVLIDRVDESGGIGRSVGDAPEIDGLVRVLPASKPSKRFRVGDMIKVTVISAQGHDLIAET; encoded by the coding sequence GTGGCTGGTAAAGTTGGTTTTGTTTCCTTGGGATGCCCCAAGGCATTGGTAGATTCTGAGCTCATCCTGACGCAATTAAGTGCTGAAGGTTATGAGACTTCCAAAGATTATGCAGGTGCCGATCTGGTGGTTGTGAATACTTGCGGCTTTATTGATTCTGCCGTGGAGGAAAGTCTTGCTGCTATCGGTGATGCTTTATCTGAAAACGGTAAAGTCATCGTGACAGGTTGTTTAGGCGCCCGTAAGAATACAGATGGCAGTGATCTGATTAAAAGTATTCACCCCAAAGTCCTTGCTGTTACAGGCCCACACGCCACTGCTGAAGTGATGCAGGCAATTCATGTCCATTTGCCTAAGCCGCATGATCCCTTTACGGATTTATTGCCGCCCATAGGTATCAAGCTCACACCTAGGCACTACGCTTATTTGAAAATCTCTGAAGGTTGCAATCACCGTTGCACCTTCTGCATCATTCCGAGCATGCGGGGTGATTTAGTTTCTCGACCTATTGGTGAAGTGTTGCTAGAGGCTACCAAGTTATTTGAATCAGGCGTAAAAGAGTTGTTAGTGGTATCTCAAGATACAAGTGCCTATGGGGTTGATATTCAATACCGCACCGGTTTTTGGGATGGTAAGCCCGTCAAAACTCGCATGTTTGATTTAGTTAATGCACTGAACCAGATCGCTAGAGAACATCAAGCTTGGGTTCGTTTGCATTACGTTTACCCTTATCCTCACGTCGATGACATCTTACCTTTGATGGCTGAGTTTGCGGATCATGGTTATGGTGTTTTGCCGTATTTAGATATTCCTTTGCAGCACGCTCATCCAGATGTTCTTAAACGTATGAAGCGTCCTGCAAGTGGTGAGAGAAATATGGAGCGTATTCAGGCCTGGCGCGCTGCTTGTCCTGACTTGGTAATTCGCAGTACGTTTATTGCTGGCTTCCCAGGCGAGACTGAGGCGGAGTTTCAATATTTATTGGATTTTTTAGATGAGGCACAAATTGACCGCGCAGGCTGTTTTGCCTATTCCCCTGTGGCGGGTGCTACGGCGAATTTATTAGATAGTCCCGTACCTGAAGTGATTCGTGAGGAGCGGCGAGCCCGTTTTATGGCAAAGGCTGAGGAAATATCGATCAAACGACTCAGTAAAAAGGTTGGCAAACGGATTGGCGTCCTCATTGATCGAGTAGATGAATCTGGTGGAATTGGGCGTAGCGTAGGTGATGCCCCTGAAATAGATGGCCTAGTCCGTGTTTTACCGGCAAGTAAGCCTTCTAAGCGCTTTCGGGTTGGGGATATGATTAAGGTAACAGTTATCAGCGCACAAGGGCATGACCTAATAGCCGAGACATGA
- the phaR gene encoding polyhydroxyalkanoate synthesis repressor PhaR, which translates to MATRAKKSSDSRLIKKYPNRRLYDTQTSAYVTLADIKTLVMAGDVFSVIDAKTEEDLTRNILLQIILEEEAGGAPVFSTQMLSQIIRFYGNSMQGLMGNYLEKTMQSFVDIHSKLGDQTQGMGVGSTPEAWSKMLNLQNPMMQGLMGSYMEQSKDLFVKMQEQMQNSPTIFTGFPFKPKPDTTEKE; encoded by the coding sequence ATGGCCACACGCGCAAAGAAATCCAGTGACAGCCGCTTAATTAAGAAATATCCCAATCGTCGCTTATATGACACGCAAACTAGCGCCTATGTCACCTTGGCCGATATTAAAACCTTGGTGATGGCTGGGGATGTATTTAGTGTTATTGATGCCAAGACGGAAGAAGACTTAACACGTAATATTTTGCTGCAAATTATTTTGGAAGAAGAAGCGGGTGGTGCGCCTGTATTTTCAACCCAAATGCTTTCACAAATTATCCGTTTCTACGGTAATTCGATGCAGGGTCTCATGGGCAATTATTTAGAAAAGACCATGCAATCTTTTGTGGATATTCATAGTAAGCTAGGCGATCAAACACAGGGAATGGGTGTAGGTAGTACACCCGAGGCTTGGTCAAAAATGCTCAACCTACAAAATCCAATGATGCAAGGCCTCATGGGTAGTTATATGGAACAAAGCAAAGATTTGTTTGTGAAGATGCAAGAACAAATGCAAAACTCACCTACGATTTTTACAGGCTTTCCTTTTAAACCTAAACCCGATACGACAGAAAAAGAATAA
- a CDS encoding 3-ketoacyl-ACP reductase: protein MAQKIAYVTGGMGGIGTAICQRLAKDGYKVIAGCGPNSPRKDRWIGEQKVLGYDFIPSEGNVSDWESTVAAFDKVKAEVGRVDILVNNAGITKDSVFRKMTPDAWKAVIDTNLNSLFNVTKQVVDGMADNGWGRIINISSVNGQKGQFGQSNYSTAKAGLHGFTMALSQELASKGVTVNTVSPGYIGTDMVKAIREDVLEKIVAGIPVKRLGTPEEIASICCWIASEDGGYATGADFSLNGGLHTG from the coding sequence ATGGCTCAAAAGATTGCATATGTCACCGGTGGTATGGGCGGTATTGGTACCGCTATTTGTCAACGCCTTGCTAAAGATGGCTACAAAGTCATCGCTGGTTGCGGCCCGAATTCTCCACGCAAGGATCGCTGGATTGGCGAGCAAAAAGTATTGGGCTATGACTTCATACCATCTGAAGGTAATGTCTCTGATTGGGAGAGTACCGTTGCAGCGTTCGACAAAGTAAAGGCTGAAGTAGGGCGCGTGGATATTTTGGTCAACAATGCCGGCATTACAAAAGACAGCGTGTTTCGTAAGATGACCCCAGATGCTTGGAAGGCAGTGATTGATACGAACCTCAACTCCTTGTTTAATGTTACCAAGCAAGTAGTCGATGGTATGGCGGATAACGGCTGGGGTCGCATTATTAATATTTCCTCTGTCAATGGTCAAAAAGGTCAATTTGGTCAGTCCAATTACTCCACTGCTAAAGCTGGATTGCATGGATTTACGATGGCTCTATCTCAAGAGCTAGCCTCAAAGGGTGTGACGGTCAATACAGTTTCCCCGGGTTATATCGGCACGGATATGGTCAAAGCAATCCGAGAAGATGTGTTGGAAAAAATTGTTGCCGGTATACCAGTCAAGCGTTTGGGTACACCAGAAGAGATTGCCTCTATTTGCTGCTGGATTGCTTCGGAAGATGGCGGCTATGCAACCGGTGCGGACTTTTCCCTCAATGGTGGCTTACATACTGGCTAA
- the phaC gene encoding class I poly(R)-hydroxyalkanoic acid synthase: MFSGINSGAAPSLAPQHMALIPPERLTEIQKAYFEELSHLATNPESIELEDRRFSGKAWHSSWSKMIAASYLLNSKHLLALAKAVDADEKTKVKILFTTEQMIDALSPSNFIATNPEVLENIISSQGQSIQNGIANLLGDLKKGKVSQTDESAFELGKNIATTEGQIIFRNALFELIQYKPLTETVFERPYLMVPPCINKYYILDLQPDNSVVRYMVEQGHTVFLVSWKNPDNAMSHITWDDYVGEGVIKAIEVAKDIGGVDKINILGFCVGGTLVSTALAVLAARKQDHVESLTLFTTLLDFSDSGILDVFIDESMIKLRESTIGGEAGKFGMMSGLDLGNTFSFLRPNDLVWNYVVENYLKGNSPPPFDLLYWNGDSTNLPGPMYCWYLRHTYLQNELIQPGKLTVCGQKVDLGKITVPAFIYASHDDHIVPWKSAYQSTHLLKGKNHFVLGASGHIAGVINPPAKNKRHYFENNKLAKTADDWLSAAKDIKGSWWPHYAQWLADFGGKRIKASKTFGNSKYKKIEAAPGKYVKEKITTAS, from the coding sequence ATGTTTTCAGGTATCAATTCTGGCGCCGCTCCTTCATTGGCTCCACAGCACATGGCTCTGATTCCACCAGAGCGTTTAACGGAAATACAAAAAGCCTATTTTGAGGAACTTTCTCATCTTGCTACTAATCCAGAGTCTATTGAATTAGAAGATCGCCGTTTTTCTGGAAAAGCATGGCATTCCTCTTGGAGCAAGATGATTGCAGCAAGTTATTTGTTGAACTCCAAACATTTGCTAGCTCTTGCAAAAGCAGTGGATGCAGATGAAAAAACAAAAGTCAAAATTTTGTTCACAACAGAACAAATGATCGATGCTTTATCCCCTTCTAATTTTATTGCTACCAACCCTGAAGTATTGGAAAACATTATTAGTTCGCAAGGCCAGTCTATTCAAAATGGTATTGCAAATTTACTGGGGGATTTAAAAAAAGGCAAAGTCTCTCAAACTGATGAGAGCGCTTTTGAGCTGGGTAAAAATATTGCCACTACAGAAGGCCAAATTATTTTTCGCAATGCACTGTTTGAGCTGATTCAATACAAGCCTTTAACAGAGACGGTATTTGAGCGACCGTATCTTATGGTGCCACCATGCATTAATAAATATTACATCTTAGATTTACAGCCAGACAATTCTGTAGTGCGGTACATGGTAGAGCAAGGGCACACTGTTTTCTTGGTGTCGTGGAAAAATCCAGATAATGCGATGTCACACATCACTTGGGACGACTATGTGGGTGAGGGTGTTATTAAAGCCATTGAAGTGGCGAAAGATATTGGCGGCGTAGACAAAATCAATATCTTAGGTTTTTGTGTTGGCGGTACCTTAGTGTCCACCGCCTTAGCAGTGCTTGCTGCCCGTAAACAAGACCATGTTGAAAGCTTGACCTTATTCACAACCCTTTTGGATTTTAGTGACAGTGGGATTTTGGATGTCTTCATTGACGAGAGCATGATCAAATTGCGCGAGAGTACCATTGGCGGTGAAGCGGGTAAGTTCGGCATGATGTCTGGCTTAGATCTGGGTAATACCTTTTCTTTTTTACGCCCCAATGATCTTGTGTGGAACTATGTTGTTGAAAATTATTTAAAGGGAAATTCACCACCACCCTTTGATCTTCTGTATTGGAATGGCGACTCTACCAATCTTCCTGGCCCAATGTATTGCTGGTACTTGCGTCATACCTATCTGCAAAATGAATTGATTCAGCCGGGCAAGTTGACCGTCTGTGGCCAAAAAGTGGATCTTGGAAAAATTACGGTACCTGCGTTTATTTATGCCTCACATGATGATCACATCGTGCCTTGGAAGTCTGCTTACCAATCTACGCATCTCTTAAAAGGCAAGAATCACTTTGTCTTAGGTGCGTCAGGCCATATCGCTGGTGTCATTAATCCGCCAGCAAAAAATAAGCGTCATTATTTTGAAAATAACAAGCTAGCTAAGACTGCGGATGATTGGCTATCTGCTGCAAAAGATATTAAAGGTAGTTGGTGGCCTCATTACGCTCAGTGGTTAGCAGATTTTGGCGGTAAAAGAATTAAAGCGAGTAAAACATTTGGTAACAGTAAATATAAAAAAATTGAAGCTGCACCTGGTAAGTACGTAAAAGAAAAAATTACAACAGCTTCTTAA
- a CDS encoding polyphenol oxidase family protein → MAILAADCMPVLFTSIHGDIVGAAHAGWRGLSSGVLEQTVGAMRSLQPALQSRDILAWMGPAISQDAFEVGEDVLEAFSMSPQPILSKAFMPIKGRSGKYLANLYLLAQDRLRSVGVEHISGGGFCTFHDSARFFSYRRDGITGRFASLIWIPLKK, encoded by the coding sequence TTGGCAATTTTGGCAGCAGATTGCATGCCAGTTTTATTTACTAGCATTCATGGCGACATTGTGGGCGCAGCTCATGCGGGTTGGAGGGGCTTAAGTTCTGGGGTGTTAGAGCAAACAGTTGGTGCAATGCGCTCACTACAACCCGCTTTGCAATCCCGAGACATCCTGGCTTGGATGGGTCCAGCGATCAGTCAAGACGCCTTTGAGGTGGGAGAAGATGTACTTGAGGCATTCAGTATGTCGCCCCAGCCGATCCTGAGCAAGGCATTCATGCCAATTAAAGGACGCTCTGGAAAGTACCTTGCCAACCTCTATCTATTGGCTCAGGATCGTTTGCGCTCCGTGGGTGTGGAGCATATATCAGGGGGTGGATTTTGCACCTTTCATGATTCAGCCCGCTTTTTTTCCTATAGGCGGGATGGCATCACGGGACGTTTTGCTTCCCTGATTTGGATTCCCCTGAAAAAGTGA
- a CDS encoding laccase domain-containing protein: MISINSETSQYIRPEWAIPSPTQAFCTTRLGGVSKPPFNQLNLGVNAGDEPADVLKNRAILSECLPSEPLWLKQVHGRLVSMPSLPENPPSMARLRRMHR; the protein is encoded by the coding sequence ATGATCAGCATTAATTCCGAAACTAGCCAATATATTCGGCCTGAGTGGGCTATCCCTTCACCTACCCAAGCTTTTTGCACAACACGGCTTGGCGGGGTGAGCAAGCCTCCATTTAATCAATTGAATCTTGGTGTAAATGCAGGTGATGAGCCTGCTGATGTCCTCAAAAATAGAGCTATCCTAAGCGAGTGTCTACCAAGTGAGCCCCTCTGGTTAAAGCAAGTACATGGCAGGCTGGTCAGCATGCCTTCCCTTCCCGAGAATCCGCCCTCAATGGCCCGTTTGAGGCGGATGCATCGGTAA
- a CDS encoding RluA family pseudouridine synthase, whose translation MALPHTPDSNPIDYIDEEDFIALEIPHEVDGERLDKVLASALPDYSRNRLKSWVEAGAVTVDGKVTKARHLLRGGESIKVFPQEMPEQFDFAPENIALDVVYEDDTIMVINKPAGLVVHPAAGNWTGTLLNGLLFRYPELKQLPRAGIVHRLDKDTSGLMVVARTDIAQTSLVRQLQERTVGRRYLAWVWGDAPSQGKVLASVGRDQRDRLKMAAGSAQGKPAATLFRRLAKGMFSASPVALLECRLETGRTHQIRVHLESLGFPLLGDPVYRKKTPGVAKSLPFERQALHAYALSLQHPATQEIMTWFCLPPDDLKLLLPQVGMSEDDLPKEAALLASIKNDQH comes from the coding sequence GTGGCATTGCCGCATACTCCTGATTCGAATCCTATTGATTATATCGATGAAGAGGACTTTATTGCCCTAGAAATTCCCCATGAGGTTGATGGGGAGCGTTTGGACAAGGTTTTGGCTTCCGCTTTACCTGATTACTCTCGAAATCGCCTCAAGTCATGGGTTGAGGCTGGTGCTGTCACTGTTGACGGAAAAGTGACCAAAGCAAGGCATCTATTGCGTGGCGGAGAGAGCATTAAGGTATTTCCCCAAGAAATGCCTGAGCAATTTGACTTTGCTCCAGAAAATATTGCCTTAGATGTGGTCTATGAGGATGACACCATCATGGTGATTAATAAGCCTGCTGGCTTAGTGGTTCATCCGGCTGCTGGTAATTGGACGGGCACCTTACTCAATGGCCTGTTATTTCGTTATCCAGAGCTTAAGCAGCTCCCTAGAGCAGGCATCGTTCACCGTTTAGATAAAGACACTTCAGGGCTGATGGTGGTGGCCCGCACAGATATTGCGCAGACATCCTTAGTAAGGCAGTTACAGGAGCGTACGGTGGGTCGTCGCTACCTAGCCTGGGTGTGGGGTGATGCACCTTCCCAAGGTAAAGTATTGGCTTCAGTGGGTCGTGATCAGCGAGATCGATTAAAAATGGCTGCGGGATCAGCCCAAGGTAAGCCCGCCGCAACCTTATTTCGTAGGCTAGCAAAGGGCATGTTTTCTGCAAGCCCAGTAGCTTTATTGGAGTGCAGATTAGAGACGGGGCGTACACATCAAATTCGAGTGCACTTGGAGTCCTTGGGCTTTCCTTTGCTGGGCGACCCGGTCTATCGCAAAAAAACTCCCGGCGTTGCTAAATCTCTCCCTTTTGAACGCCAGGCTTTACATGCGTATGCGCTGAGCCTTCAGCACCCCGCAACCCAAGAAATCATGACTTGGTTCTGTCTTCCACCTGACGACCTTAAGCTACTGCTTCCCCAGGTTGGAATGAGTGAAGATGATCTTCCTAAAGAAGCTGCTTTATTAGCATCTATTAAAAATGATCAGCATTAA
- a CDS encoding outer membrane protein assembly factor BamD translates to MSEVITAASLRLAAIAGYSAKTSNAPKSIPVLTFYLVISAAFLLLTGCAGSDGQKDDTDIWSETKLYSEANEKMNDADFAKCGKYFEKLEARFPFGPYSQQAQINAAYCYWKAQEVPQAQVAIDRFIKLHQGSPNLDYAYYLKGLISFNDDLGWLGKFTGQDLSERDPKAAKEAFESFKVVVERFPDSKYAPDSLDRMRYIVNSLAEADVIVARFYYQRGAYLASANRAQLVIRDYDRAPAVEEALYLLTKSYEKLGMADLSNDAARVFKLNFPDSQMLATGQRVKKERQWWQIWNR, encoded by the coding sequence ATGTCAGAAGTAATTACAGCTGCCAGTTTACGACTTGCTGCTATTGCTGGCTATTCCGCAAAAACAAGCAATGCCCCAAAAAGTATTCCAGTACTTACATTTTATCTAGTCATCAGCGCTGCCTTTCTCTTATTGACGGGTTGCGCTGGTAGCGATGGTCAAAAGGATGACACCGATATTTGGTCTGAGACCAAACTGTATTCTGAAGCGAACGAAAAGATGAATGATGCCGACTTTGCAAAGTGCGGCAAATATTTTGAAAAGTTAGAAGCGCGCTTTCCTTTTGGGCCTTATTCACAGCAAGCCCAAATTAATGCTGCTTACTGTTATTGGAAGGCTCAGGAAGTTCCTCAAGCCCAAGTAGCTATTGATCGATTTATTAAATTACACCAAGGTAGTCCCAATCTAGATTACGCCTACTACCTCAAAGGCCTGATTAGCTTTAATGATGACTTGGGTTGGTTAGGAAAATTTACCGGGCAAGATCTAAGTGAACGAGATCCTAAGGCAGCGAAAGAAGCTTTTGAATCATTCAAAGTTGTCGTCGAACGTTTTCCCGATAGTAAATATGCGCCGGATTCTTTAGATCGCATGCGCTATATCGTTAACTCATTAGCTGAAGCCGATGTGATTGTGGCCCGCTTTTATTATCAACGCGGTGCATACCTAGCATCCGCAAATCGAGCACAACTAGTTATTCGTGACTATGATCGTGCCCCTGCTGTGGAAGAGGCGCTCTATTTACTAACAAAGTCTTATGAAAAACTAGGCATGGCTGATCTGAGTAATGATGCAGCCCGCGTATTTAAACTGAATTTCCCTGATAGTCAGATGTTGGCAACCGGTCAACGCGTCAAAAAAGAACGTCAATGGTGGCAGATCTGGAATCGATAA
- the alr gene encoding alanine racemase — MNRPILASIDVNAFSHNLSRVRDLAPESKIWSVIKAKGYGHTLDAVLQGLESTDGFAILDITDAQWLRDHAWGGRILLLEGLFHQNEVDLAVKLRCDLVIHNEKQLEWLEAYQNRSGHEINIFLKLNSGMNRLGFRSEPYRLAFHRLHAAGYHMHHMTHFANADQVERSPSVGEQMDCFDRAIAGLSAPISLANSAAILWHRQTLGDWVRPGIMLYGVSPTGAYADIVRSDLQAVMTLRSEVIDIQELKKGEHVGYGGRFEAPEDMRVGIVACGYADGYPRQAADGTPVWVDAAGADGTAVICPIAGQVSMDMLTIDLRGAPSAKVGTVVELWGKEVPVDDVAQMSGTIGYELICALAPRVPVTIK; from the coding sequence ATTAACAGACCTATTTTGGCATCTATTGATGTCAATGCCTTTAGCCATAATTTAAGCCGAGTCCGGGACTTGGCCCCCGAGTCTAAAATCTGGTCTGTGATCAAGGCGAAGGGCTATGGACACACCCTGGATGCTGTGCTGCAAGGCCTTGAATCTACTGATGGTTTTGCTATTTTGGATATCACTGATGCTCAGTGGTTAAGAGACCATGCCTGGGGTGGGCGTATTCTGCTTCTCGAGGGACTCTTTCATCAAAATGAGGTGGATCTTGCGGTGAAGTTGCGCTGTGATTTGGTGATTCATAACGAGAAGCAATTGGAGTGGTTGGAGGCATATCAAAATCGCTCTGGTCATGAGATCAATATTTTTCTTAAACTCAATTCCGGTATGAACCGCTTAGGCTTTAGGTCAGAACCCTATCGTTTAGCCTTCCATCGCTTACATGCTGCCGGCTATCACATGCACCATATGACCCATTTTGCTAATGCGGATCAAGTAGAGCGCTCACCTTCCGTTGGTGAGCAAATGGATTGTTTTGATCGGGCGATTGCAGGTTTATCGGCGCCTATTTCCTTGGCTAATTCGGCAGCGATTCTTTGGCATCGGCAAACCTTAGGTGATTGGGTGAGGCCCGGCATCATGCTCTACGGCGTTTCGCCAACTGGGGCCTATGCAGATATTGTGAGATCAGATTTGCAAGCAGTGATGACTTTACGTAGCGAGGTGATTGATATTCAAGAGCTGAAAAAGGGTGAGCATGTGGGTTATGGAGGCCGCTTTGAAGCCCCTGAAGATATGCGAGTTGGCATTGTGGCTTGCGGTTATGCAGATGGTTATCCACGCCAAGCTGCTGATGGGACGCCAGTGTGGGTAGATGCCGCTGGTGCAGATGGTACGGCGGTCATTTGTCCCATAGCCGGACAAGTTTCTATGGACATGCTCACGATTGATCTTCGAGGAGCGCCCAGTGCAAAAGTGGGCACGGTTGTGGAGCTATGGGGCAAGGAAGTGCCGGTGGATGATGTAGCGCAAATGAGTGGAACGATCGGCTATGAGCTCATATGCGCTCTAGCACCGAGAGTACCAGTGACCATCAAGTAG
- the lplT gene encoding lysophospholipid transporter LplT: MNRSFYTIMAAQFFSSLADNALLIAAIALLLQLDAPAWMTPLLKLFFVLSYVLLAAFVGAFADSRPKGNVMFITNTIKFVGCAVMLFGSHPLLAYAIVGLGAAAYSPAKYGILTELLPPEKLVAANGWIEGLTVGSIILGTVLGGVLISKSVSHSLLSWDLPILETGIDTAAESAIMVIMFIYVIAALINLRIPDTGARYEAQTRNPIGLIVDFSHCFKTLWNDRLGQISLAVTTLFWGAGATLQFIVIKWAQVALHLSLSQGAILQAVSAFGVAGGAVWAASRIPLRNSLNVLPYGVAMGALVCVMAIYNSDMLPNITLLSFGQFDISLNMMPAYILLILVGWLAGYFVVPMNALLQHRGHVLMSAGHSIAVQNFNENISVLMMLLIYSGLIWLDVPIQYVIVGFGLTVSIVMWMIIKRHAKNQAEYDSMHLIGEHKH, from the coding sequence ATGAACCGAAGTTTTTACACCATTATGGCGGCGCAATTTTTTTCGTCGCTTGCTGACAATGCGCTATTGATAGCAGCCATTGCCCTCCTGCTCCAGCTTGATGCTCCAGCTTGGATGACCCCTTTACTTAAATTGTTCTTTGTTCTCTCTTATGTGCTGCTGGCCGCTTTTGTGGGGGCCTTTGCTGACTCAAGGCCCAAGGGTAATGTGATGTTCATTACCAATACCATCAAATTTGTGGGTTGTGCGGTCATGCTATTTGGCAGTCATCCCTTGCTGGCTTATGCGATTGTGGGCCTTGGTGCAGCGGCATACTCACCCGCCAAATACGGCATCCTCACGGAACTACTTCCCCCTGAAAAACTGGTAGCAGCCAATGGCTGGATCGAGGGTCTGACAGTTGGATCTATTATTTTGGGCACTGTTTTAGGTGGCGTATTGATCAGCAAGTCGGTCTCTCACAGCCTTCTGAGCTGGGACTTGCCCATTTTGGAGACAGGTATTGATACTGCCGCAGAATCGGCCATCATGGTGATTATGTTTATCTATGTCATCGCGGCACTGATTAATCTTCGTATTCCAGACACTGGCGCCCGATATGAGGCTCAAACAAGAAATCCTATTGGCTTAATTGTTGATTTTTCGCATTGCTTCAAAACTCTGTGGAATGACCGTCTTGGTCAAATTTCCTTGGCGGTTACAACACTATTTTGGGGGGCGGGTGCCACCCTACAATTCATCGTGATTAAGTGGGCTCAAGTTGCTTTGCATCTGAGTTTGTCCCAAGGCGCCATTCTTCAAGCAGTTTCTGCTTTTGGTGTTGCTGGCGGTGCAGTATGGGCCGCATCGCGAATACCGTTACGCAACTCACTTAATGTTCTGCCCTATGGTGTTGCTATGGGCGCCTTAGTCTGTGTGATGGCTATTTATAACTCAGACATGCTACCGAACATAACCTTGCTTTCGTTCGGCCAATTTGATATCTCACTCAACATGATGCCTGCCTACATTCTCCTAATTTTAGTGGGTTGGTTAGCTGGTTATTTTGTTGTGCCTATGAATGCCCTACTTCAACACCGAGGGCATGTCCTGATGTCAGCAGGCCACTCCATTGCTGTACAAAATTTCAATGAAAATATCTCGGTATTGATGATGTTACTCATTTACTCTGGATTAATCTGGCTTGATGTCCCGATTCAGTATGTCATTGTTGGCTTTGGCTTAACCGTGAGTATTGTGATGTGGATGATTATCAAACGCCATGCTAAGAATCAAGCGGAATATGACTCCATGCATCTTATTGGTGAGCACAAACACTAA